A window from Deinococcus radiopugnans ATCC 19172 encodes these proteins:
- a CDS encoding winged helix-turn-helix domain-containing protein, translated as LTQYSVSGARKVLHRYHTLGLDGLGDGRADNPGAPTVLTEAEQQQFAARLREDFDQGIVWSGKMVQDWIQTHFGKTVYLGRTYEFMRLAGFSPQRPRPRHVGGNEADQEAFKSKA; from the coding sequence TTGACTCAATATTCCGTCTCGGGTGCGCGCAAAGTCCTGCATCGGTATCACACCCTGGGACTGGACGGTCTGGGAGATGGACGAGCCGACAATCCAGGCGCACCCACGGTCTTGACCGAAGCGGAGCAGCAACAGTTCGCCGCCCGTCTGCGCGAGGATTTTGACCAGGGTATCGTCTGGAGCGGCAAAATGGTTCAGGACTGGATTCAGACGCACTTTGGCAAAACGGTGTACCTGGGCCGCACCTATGAGTTCATGCGCTTGGCTGGGTTTTCGCCCCAGCGGCCTCGCCCCCGACATGTCGGGGGCAACGAGGCCGATCAGGAAGCGTTCAAATCAAAAGCCTAG